From the genome of Myripristis murdjan chromosome 22, fMyrMur1.1, whole genome shotgun sequence, one region includes:
- the LOC115354479 gene encoding actin-like has translation MRAFTPPFSYAACLLLSVATDGIRVSSLRLRLRAPHAADALRVLPGSAALGGSPNPQQVGAGRSTGVVFDSGDGVSHSVPVFEGYCPPHAVQRFPLAGGDVTMELKKLLQEQGVCLRTTAEMEIVREIKEKCCCVALNYEAELKHRGPSSAEMHYTMPDGQIICLSTERFRAPEILLKPELIGRDQYGMHESVFKSILGSDIDLRRGFLGNIVLSGGNTLLPGLPERLQAEIRGMVPADLVDCVRVSIPKDRDFSVWSGGAVLAILPTMPKFVTP, from the exons ATGCGAGCGTTCACCCCTCCGTTTTCCTACGCCGCGTGTCTCCTTCTCTCCGTGGCGACCGACGGGATCCGCGTCTCCTCGTTGAGACTCCGTCTCCGTGCACCCCACGCTGCGGATGCTCTCCGCGTCCTTCCTGGCTCGGCTGCTCTGGGTGGCTCTCCCAACC CCCAGCAAGTAGGAGCAGGTAGATCCACAGGGGTGGTTTTTGACTCTGGGGATGGAGTGAGCCACAGTGTGCCTGTCTTTGAGGGCTACTGCCCACCTCATGCTGTGCAGCGCTTTCCTCTGGCTGGTGGAGATGTTACTATGGAGCTTAAAAAGCTCCTTCAGGAGCAGGGTGTCTGCCTGCGCACCACTGCAGAGATGGAGATTGTGAGGGAGATAAAGGAGAAGTGCTGCTGCGTGGCTCTGAACTATGAAGCGGAGCTGAAGCACAGGGGGCCGTCCAGTGCAGAGATGCATTACACCATGCCAGACGGCCAGATTATCTGCCTCAGCACGGAGAGGTTCAGGGCCCCTGAGATTCTCTTGAAGCCTGAGCTGATTGGACGTGACCAGTACGGGATGCATGAGAGCGTTTTCAAGTCGATCCTTGGTTCAGACATTGACCTGCGGCGGGGCTTCCTGGGGAACATTGTTCTGTCAGGTGGAAATACCCTGCTACCCGGCCTGCCCGAGCGGCTCCAGGCTGAAATCAGAGGCATGGTGCCTGCAGACCTGGTGGACTGCGTTCGTGTCTCCATCCCTAAAGACAGAGACTTCTCTGTGTGGAGCGGAGGAGCAGTGCTGGCCATCCTGCCAACAATGCCAAAATTTGTCACGCCCTAG
- the ghsra gene encoding growth hormone secretagogue receptor a, with protein sequence MPSWPNRSECLSHNCSWGETYNATLNGDLVLPQLNYYSIPLLTAITVACTLLFLVGVVGNVMTILVVSKYRDMRTTTNLYLCSMAVSDLLIFLCMPPDLYRMWRYRPWRFGDALCKLFQFVSESCTYSTILSITALSVERYLAICFPLRAKALVTKRRVRALILLLWVVSLLSAGPVFVMVGVERDNSSWGVNESGYSLEVRDTRECKMTHYAVESGLMGAMVWLSSVFFFMPVFCLTVLYSLIGRRLWQRHRETNIGSRVAHRDKSNRQTIKMLVVVVLAFVLCWLPFHVGRYLQFRSMDAPSPLLSVLSEYCTLVSVVLFYLSAAINPILYNTMSWKYRGAAARLFGLTDSQPPRCRTASTVKGEGSPGWTESTVSL encoded by the exons ATGCCCTCTTGGCCCAATCGCTCGGAGTGCCTCTCCCATAACTGCAGCTGGGGGGAGACCTACAACGCCACACTGAACGGTGACCTTGTCCTGCCCCAACTCAACTACTACTCCATCCCTCTTCTCACGGCCATTACCGTCGCCTGCACGCTGCTGTTTCTGGTCGGGGTGGTGGGCAACGTCATGACCATCTTGGTGGTTAGCAAGTACCGGGACATGCGCACCACCACCAACCTCTACCTGTGTAGCATGGCAGTGTCCGACCTGCTCATCTTCCTCTGCATGCCGCCCGACCTCTACCGCATGTGGCGGTACAGGCCCTGGCGCTTTGGGGATGCGCTCTGTAAGCTCTTTCAGTTCGTGTCCGAGTCGTGCACGTACTCCACCATCCTGAGCATCACCGCGCTGTCCGTGGAGCGCTACTTGGCCATTTGCTTCCCGCTGCGGGCCAAGGCCCTGGTCACCAAGAGGCGGGTGCGCGCCCTCATTCTTCTACTCTGGGTCGTGTCTCTGCTGAGCGCCGGACCCGTGTTTGTCATGGTGGGAGTGGAGCGGGACAATTCAAGCTGGGGGGTGAACGAGTCTGGTTACTCCTTGGAGGTCAGGGACACTCGGGAGTGTAAGATGACGCACTACGCCGTGGAGTCAGGTCTGATGGGAGCCATGGTGTGGCTGAGCTCCGTCTTCTTCTTCATGCCGGTGTTCTGTCTCACGGTGCTCTACAGCCTCATAGGCCGCCGGTTGTGgcagagacacagggagacaaACATCGGCTCCCGCGTGGCACACCGGGACAAGAGCAACAGGCAGACCATCAAGATGCTGG tggtggtggtgttggccTTCGTCCTGTGTTGGCTGCCGTTCCACGTGGGCCGCTACCTGCAGTTTCGCTCTATGGACGCTCCCTCCCCGCTGCTGTCGGTGCTCTCAGAGTATTGCACATTGGTGTCCGTGGTTCTCTTCTACCTGAGTGCCGCCATCAACCCCATCCTCTATAACACCATGTCCTGGAAGTACCGGGGCGCTGCGGCGCGCCTCTTCGGTCTGACCGACAGCCAACCGCCCAGGTGCCGCACCGCCAGCACCGTGAAGGGTGAGGGCTCGCCTGGCTGGACGGAGTCCACAGTCAGCCTCTGA
- the pld1a gene encoding phospholipase D1a — MLGKAPPTSSSLTLVNSELTDSTGDIADGRSRIKMAELVESLDTRELDIGEGEETDFEGHCLGDSRIPFSAVYATVGFKEASARVYLATVPITARILEVERFTTAQDRFNLSHHRSVNKSLPAVFKIELKHGEFTWVVKRKEKHFMELHRELRTYKTFMRIPLPSRSHTVRRRSVRKSEVREMPSLPRGRGDEMARDEQVSSRRKQLEDYLNKLLRMAMYRKYHHTMEFIDVSQMSFIHDLGPKGLEGMIYKRSGGHRIPGMNCCGHSQVCYRWSKRWLVVKDSFLLYMKPDSGAISFVLLVDKEFSIKMDSKDTETKHGVRIDSLSRTLVLKCSSYRHARWWGQSIESFVRSYGKAFLRDHRFGSFAREEENIPAKWYVNGKTYMEDVADALEEAKEEIFITDWWLSPEIFLKRPVVEGNRWRLDCILKRKAQLGVRIFVMLYKEVELALGINSGYSKRTLMHLHPNIKVMRHPDHVSSSVYLWAHHEKIIVIDQSVAFVGGIDLAYGRWDDREHRLTDVGSVTRSVALEQAANNPSTKGPSSADGISHSNGRGTPPCDPVDLPKLKGIGRNRRTRFSLSRRLHKHNLQHADSVSSVDSTGSGSVRSLKTGVGELLGNTRFWHGKDYCNFVYKDWIQLEKPFDDFIDRYTTPRMPWHDIASVVHGKAARDVARHFIQRWNFTKIMKPKYRSLSYPFLLPKSHSTASELKYQVPDCVTTKVQVLRSSADWSAGIKYHEESIHNAYIQVIAKSKHYIYIENQFFISCADNRTVYNKIGDAIIERIIRAHKEGKKYRVYVVTPLLPGFEGDITTGGGNAIQAVMHFNYRTMIRGEYSIISQLKKEMDDQWMNYISFAGLRTHAELEGRLVTELIYVHSKMLIADDNTVIIGSANINDRSMLGKRDSEVAVIVEDSEKVASVMDGQEYQAGPYALQLRLECFRTILGGHTDTSIDLSDPISDRFYKEVWMTTAGRNATIYEKVFRCLPSSLVRNMSELEQYQSKPGLAQTDLARAQEELRRIRGFLVQFPLDFLSEQNLMPSVGTKEAMVPTEIWT, encoded by the exons ATGCTGGGTAAGGCCCCACCCACCAGCAGCAGTCTCACCTTGGTGAACTCGGAACTAACGGACTCCACGGGGGACATCGCGGACGGACGCAGCCGCATCAAGATGGCTGAGCTTGTGGAGAGCTTGGACACCAGAGAGCTGGACAtcggagagggagaggagactgATTTTGAGGGACACTGCTtag GAGACAGCCGCATCCCGTTCTCGGCAGTGTATGCCACCGTGGGCTTTAAGGAGGCCAGTGCCAGGGTCTACCTCGCCACGGTCCCCATCACTGCCAGGATCCTGGAGGTGGAGAGGTTCACCACAGCACAGGACCGCTTCAACCTGTCCCACCACAGGAGCGTCAACAAG tcatTGCCGGCGGTGTTTAAGATCGAGCTGAAGCATGGCGAGTTTACCTGGGtggtgaagaggaaggagaaacacTTCATGGAGCTGCACAGAGAGCTGAGGACGTATAAGACCTTCATGAGGATACCACTGCCCTCtcgcag CCACAccgtgaggaggaggagtgtgaggaAGAGCGAGGTGAGGGAGATGCCCTCCCTGCCCAGGGGGCGAGGAGACGAGATGGCGCGGGACGAACAGGTCTCCAGCAGGAGG AAACAGTTGGAGGATTATCTGAACAAACTGCTGAGGATGGCCATGTACCGCAAATATCACCATACT ATGGAGTTCATTGATGTAAGCCAGATGTCTTTCATCCACGACTTGGGGCCCAAAGGACT GGAGGGGATGATCTATAAGCGCTCAGGAGGTCATCGTATCCCCGGCATGAACTGCTGTGGTCACAGCCAGGTTTGCTACCGCTGGTCCAAACG CTGGTTGGTGGTGAAGGATTCATTCCTGCTGTACATGAAGCCAGACTCTGGGGCCATTTCCTTCGTTCTGCTGGTGGACAAAGAGTTCAGCATCAAGATGGACTCCAAGGACACCGAGACCAAACATGGAGTCCGCATTGACAGCCTCTCCAG GACCCTGGTGTTGAAGTGCAGCAGCTACAGACACGCCCGCTGGTGGGGCCAGAGCATCGAGAGCTTCGTCAGGAGTTATGGGAAGGCCTTCCTCCGAGATCACCGCTTTGGGTCTTTTGCACGGGAAGAGGAAAACATCCCTGCAAAATG GTATGTGAATGGCAAGACTTACATGGAGGATGTGGCAGATGCTCTGGAGGAGGCAAAAGAAGAGATCTTCATCACCGACTGGTG gCTGAGTCCAGAGATCTTCCTGAAAAGGCCAGTGGTAGAGGGGAACAGGTGGAGGCTGGACTGCATCCTCAAACGCAAGGCA CAACTGGGAGTGCGAATCTTTGTGATGCTGTACAAGGAGGTGGAGCTCGCCTTGGGGATCAACTCAGGCTACAGTAAGAGGACCCTCATGCATCTGCACCCCAACATCAAG GTGATGCGTCATCCAGACCacgtctcctcctctgtgtatcTGTGGGCGCATCATGAGAAGATCATTGTCATAGACCAATCGGTGGCCTTTGTGGGCGGGATCGACCTGGCATATGGACGCTGGGATGACAGAGAACACCGGCTTACGGACGTGGGAAGCGTGACGCGCTCCGTGGCCCTGGagcag GCTGCCAACAATCCATCCACTAAGGGCCCGTCCTCCGCTGATGGCATCTCCCATAGCAACGGACGAGGGACGCCGCCCTGTGACCCGGTTGACCTGCCCAAGCTGAAGGGCATTGGTCGCAACAGGAGGACGCGCTTCAGCCTGTCCAGACgcctgcacaaacacaatctGCAGCATGCGGACAGCGTCAGCAGTGTTGacagcacag ggAGTGGTTCAGTGCGAAGCCTGAAGACCGGTGTTGGAGAGTTATTGGGGAACACTCGCTTCTGGCATGGAAAGGACTATTGCAACTTTGTGTATAAGGACTGGATCCAGCTGGAGAAACCTTTTGAtg ATTTCATCGACAGGTACACCACTCCCAGAATGCCTTGGCATGACATCGCCTCAGTGGTTCATGGCAAAGCTGCCCGGGACGTGGCCAGACATTTTATTCAGCGCTGGAACTTCACTAAg ATCATGAAGCCAAAGTATCGCTCTCTGTCCTATCCATTCCTGCTCCCCAAGTCTCACTCTACTGCCAGCGAGCTGAAATACCAGGTCCCCGACTGCGTTACCACCAAAGTACAG GTTCTGCGGTCATCAGCAGACTGGTCAGCTGGTATAAAGTACCATGAGGAGTCCATCCATAATGCCTACATCCAGGTCATCGCCAAGAGCAAGCACTACATCTACATCGAG AACCAGTTCTTCATCAGTTGTGCTGACAACAGGACAGTCTACAATAAGATCGGAGACGCCATCATCGAGAGGATCATCCGAGCACACAA GGAGGGTAAGAAGTACCGTGTGTATGTGGTGACCCCGCTGCTTCCTGGCTTTGAGGGTGACATCACCACGGGAGGAGGCAACGCCATCCAGGCCGTCATGCATTTCAACTACAG AACAATGATCAGAGGAGAATACTCCATCATCTCCCAACTGAAAAAGGAGA tGGACGACCAGTGGATGAACTACATCTCCTTTGCTGGTCTGCGGACGCACGCCGAGCTGGAGGGACGCCTGGTCACAGAGCTCATCTATGTCCACAGCAAGATGCTCATCGCCGATGACAACACCGTCATCATCG gttcTGCTAACATCAATGACAGAAGCATGCTGGGTAAGCGCGACAGTGAGGTGGCGGTGATTGTTGAGGACTCAGAAAAAGTTGCTTCAGTTATGGATGGGCAGGAATACCAGGCTGGACCCTACGCACTACAGCTACGCCTTGAAtgcttcag GACTATCCTGGGAGGTCACACTGACACCAGTATTGACCTCTCCGACCCCATCAGTGACCGTTTCTACAAGGAGGTGTGGATGACCACGGCTGGACGCAACGCCACCATCTATGAGAAG GTGTTCCGGTGCCTTCCATCTTCCCTGGTGAGGAACATGTCGGAGCTGGAGCAGTACCAGTCCAAACCCGGCCTGGCCCAGACCGACCTGGCCCGCGCTCAGGAGGAACTACGCAGGATCCGAGGCTTCCTGGTCCAGTTTCCTCTGGACTTCCTGTCTGAACAGAACCTCATGCCCTCTGTTGGAACCAAGGAGGCCATGGTCCCAACCGAGATCTGGACTTAA